One region of Ferrovum sp. JA12 genomic DNA includes:
- the ftsW gene encoding putative lipid II flippase FtsW, giving the protein MKNIAPPKLLRSEYDMALLWTILSLLAVGVIMVYSASIVSAEADRHTGYHSNYFFIRQLMYVAAALMTGFIAFQIKVETWQRLAPYLFFAVGLPMLILVLVPGLGKEVNGSRRWLSLIVFNLQPSEFMKFFVVLYAADYTVRKAAFMHSLTKGFFPMGLIMILVGYLLLKEPDFGALVVMTAITASILFLGGLNWRLFVILMLLLSVAFVALVVISPYRLNRLIWFWNPWADPFGKGYQLTHALIAFGHGGWFGVGLGASVEKQLYLPEAHTDFLMAVIAEELGFVGVFITLGLFVFLLWRSFAIGRRAAALDRHFSALVAQGVGVWIAVQTIVNVGVNMGMLPTKGLTLPLLSYGGSGIVSNLLALALLMRIDYELRVSPRGRLS; this is encoded by the coding sequence ATGAAAAACATCGCTCCTCCTAAGCTATTGCGTTCTGAATACGATATGGCGTTACTTTGGACCATTCTGTCACTGCTGGCTGTGGGGGTCATCATGGTATATTCCGCCTCAATCGTGAGTGCGGAAGCTGATCGCCACACCGGCTATCATTCCAATTATTTTTTCATAAGGCAGCTAATGTATGTGGCGGCAGCCCTGATGACTGGCTTTATCGCCTTCCAGATTAAAGTTGAAACATGGCAAAGACTAGCTCCTTATCTCTTCTTTGCCGTGGGATTACCTATGCTGATACTGGTTTTGGTACCTGGTCTGGGCAAAGAAGTAAATGGCAGTCGTCGCTGGTTGTCTTTAATTGTTTTTAATTTACAACCCTCTGAGTTCATGAAGTTTTTTGTGGTGCTTTACGCTGCTGACTACACCGTTCGTAAAGCAGCCTTTATGCATAGCCTTACTAAAGGTTTTTTCCCCATGGGACTCATCATGATTTTAGTGGGCTATTTATTGTTAAAAGAACCAGATTTTGGTGCATTGGTGGTGATGACGGCCATTACCGCTTCAATTTTGTTTTTAGGGGGGTTAAATTGGCGTTTGTTTGTCATATTAATGCTCCTGTTGTCCGTGGCTTTTGTGGCCTTGGTGGTGATCTCTCCCTATCGCTTAAATCGTTTAATTTGGTTCTGGAATCCTTGGGCAGATCCTTTTGGTAAGGGGTATCAATTAACCCATGCCCTGATTGCGTTTGGTCATGGGGGATGGTTTGGCGTGGGGCTTGGGGCCAGTGTAGAGAAACAATTATATTTGCCTGAAGCCCATACGGATTTCCTCATGGCAGTGATTGCTGAGGAATTGGGTTTTGTAGGAGTCTTTATCACCTTGGGTTTATTTGTCTTTTTGCTGTGGCGTTCTTTTGCTATAGGACGCCGTGCTGCGGCGCTAGATCGTCATTTTAGTGCTTTGGTAGCGCAGGGAGTTGGCGTATGGATTGCGGTACAAACGATCGTTAATGTGGGAGTGAACATGGGGATGCTTCCCACTAAAGGATTGACTCTCCCCTTGTTGAGTTATGGTGGTTCTGGAATTGTGTCAAATCTCTTAGCCTTGGCGTTATTAATGCGTATTGATTATGAACTTCGTGTGTCTCCACGCGGGAGGTTGTCATGA
- the ftsA gene encoding cell division protein FtsA, whose amino-acid sequence MQKNRDQRSLIVGLDIGTSKIVVIVAEILPEGGFDVIGIGQHPSKGLKKGVVVNIEATVNSIHRAIEEAELMANVKISEVITGIAGSHIKSFNSHGMVAIKDKEVAEDDIERVLETARAVSIPTDQQILHILTQEFIIDGQEDVKEPIGMSGVRLEVKVHIVTGAVSAAQNIMKCVRRCGLEVRDLILQPLASSVAVLTEDEKDLGVCLVDIGGGTTDIAVFIGGAIRHTAIIPIAGDQITNDIAMALRTPTKDAEEIKIAHGCALRHLADADQLLEVPGVGDRGSRQMSKHTLAEVVEPRVEELFSLIQAELRRSGFEELLSSGIVLTGGASLMVGMLELGEEIFHMPVRVGTPNYQGSLVEVVKNPRFATAMGLLYSGVEQHQKEQVSRSHITSFAQIYERMKNWFKSAF is encoded by the coding sequence ATGCAAAAAAATCGCGACCAACGTAGTTTGATCGTTGGGCTTGATATTGGGACCTCTAAAATTGTGGTTATTGTTGCAGAGATCCTACCTGAAGGAGGATTTGATGTTATTGGGATTGGTCAACATCCTTCTAAAGGACTTAAAAAAGGAGTGGTGGTTAATATTGAGGCAACGGTGAACTCAATTCATCGCGCCATAGAAGAAGCTGAGTTGATGGCTAATGTCAAAATTAGTGAAGTGATTACCGGTATCGCTGGCAGTCATATTAAGAGCTTTAATTCTCATGGTATGGTAGCCATTAAAGATAAAGAAGTTGCCGAGGACGATATTGAAAGAGTGCTTGAAACAGCTAGGGCTGTCAGTATCCCAACGGATCAGCAAATACTCCATATTTTAACGCAAGAGTTTATTATTGACGGACAAGAGGATGTTAAAGAGCCTATCGGTATGAGTGGTGTTCGTCTCGAGGTGAAGGTTCATATCGTAACAGGCGCTGTCTCTGCGGCTCAGAATATTATGAAATGTGTAAGGCGCTGTGGTCTTGAGGTACGTGATTTGATTTTGCAGCCCCTCGCCTCCTCAGTGGCTGTGTTAACGGAAGATGAAAAGGATTTGGGGGTATGTTTAGTGGATATTGGTGGTGGGACCACTGATATCGCGGTATTTATTGGTGGAGCAATTCGCCATACGGCCATTATTCCTATAGCCGGTGATCAGATTACCAACGATATTGCTATGGCCTTAAGAACCCCAACCAAGGATGCTGAGGAAATTAAAATTGCCCATGGTTGCGCCCTTCGCCATTTGGCAGATGCAGACCAATTATTGGAAGTTCCTGGGGTGGGTGATCGGGGATCAAGACAAATGTCAAAACATACTTTGGCTGAAGTGGTAGAACCACGGGTGGAAGAGTTGTTTTCTTTAATACAAGCAGAACTCAGACGCAGTGGCTTTGAAGAGCTTTTATCCTCTGGCATTGTGCTAACAGGTGGTGCCAGTTTGATGGTAGGAATGCTGGAGTTGGGTGAGGAGATTTTCCATATGCCAGTTCGTGTGGGGACTCCTAACTATCAAGGAAGTCTTGTTGAGGTGGTAAAAAATCCAAGGTTTGCCACGGCCATGGGGCTTCTTTATTCAGGGGTAGAGCAACATCAAAAAGAGCAAGTGTCTCGCTCTCACATCACCTCTTTTGCACAAATCTACGAACGAATGAAAAATTGGTTTAAGAGTGCGTTTTAA
- a CDS encoding cell division protein FtsQ/DivIB, with translation MAVITLPGWLQLGRNHRPKRDDFELSQRRKRRQSSMGTRVKPGTQTQSVEKMNWLNVATLVTKCAIAGVLLVMLYALVSWGIKRPMFNIQRIQVTGDLQQVDKELISKHMQSMPGNFFTFNLPLAAKELNSIPWVSHVHLRRLWPNGLEVNIVEHHPMVRWDEQRMLDTNGQLFEADYTGHLPQYSGPDGSEVEVLREAQEFNRQLAHIHQHIDQLVLSERRAWTIKLDNGLTLYLGRVNIHQRLGKFVQVFPTIFGNQVEPGQLVDLRYESGFALRLAKDESGVGQ, from the coding sequence ATGGCTGTTATTACATTACCAGGATGGCTACAGTTAGGACGCAATCACCGTCCCAAAAGAGATGACTTTGAGTTATCTCAACGAAGAAAGCGTCGTCAGTCTTCCATGGGTACCCGGGTTAAACCAGGCACTCAAACACAAAGTGTGGAAAAAATGAATTGGCTGAATGTGGCTACTCTAGTCACTAAATGTGCTATCGCTGGGGTATTGCTGGTGATGCTTTATGCCTTGGTCAGCTGGGGAATCAAACGGCCAATGTTTAATATACAGCGTATCCAGGTTACAGGTGACTTACAACAAGTGGATAAAGAATTAATCAGTAAACATATGCAATCCATGCCTGGCAATTTCTTTACCTTTAATTTACCCTTGGCTGCAAAAGAATTAAATTCAATACCCTGGGTGAGTCATGTACACTTACGTCGTTTATGGCCGAACGGGTTGGAGGTCAACATAGTGGAACATCATCCAATGGTTCGTTGGGACGAGCAGAGAATGTTAGATACAAACGGTCAGTTATTTGAGGCAGATTATACCGGTCATTTACCTCAATACTCGGGTCCTGATGGATCAGAGGTGGAAGTATTAAGAGAGGCTCAGGAATTTAACCGTCAATTAGCCCATATCCATCAACATATTGATCAGTTGGTTCTCTCTGAGCGAAGGGCTTGGACAATTAAGTTAGATAATGGATTAACTCTTTATTTAGGCCGCGTTAATATTCATCAGCGGTTAGGTAAGTTTGTGCAGGTTTTCCCGACCATTTTTGGTAATCAAGTGGAGCCAGGACAGTTGGTTGATTTAAGATATGAAAGTGGCTTTGCTTTGCGCCTAGCCAAAGATGAATCGGGAGTGGGGCAATGA
- the murC gene encoding UDP-N-acetylmuramate--L-alanine ligase, whose product MRHKVHHIHFVGIGGAGMSGIAEVLLNLGYEVTGSDLNTNAATERLAGLGALIRQGHHAHHVEGADVVVVSTAVAKNNPEVVRAREQRIPVVPRAMMLAELMRLKKGIAVAGTHGKTTTTSLIASILAEADLDPTFVIGGKLNSAGAHAALGKGEFIVAEADESDASFLFLQPVISVVTNIDQDHMETYDHDFEKLKDAFIQFLDHLPFYGVAVLCLEDPVVKELLTRIEKPVVTYGFSDEAMIQAVDVKANQGQMSFGVLLKPNRVRQETRRLSVVLNLPGHHNVLNALAAIAVALEVGASTPSIIKALEKFTGVGRRFQRYGVRILPQHKGLFDLVDDYGHHPVEMKATLEAARGAYPHRRIVLAFQPHRYSRTRDCFEDFVEVLSQADGVILCDIYPAGESPLTGIDSDHLAQALERKKIHQKPLRHSDLATLAQVSLDYLQDRDVLITMGAGSIGLLPQQLMKLTEEFMTS is encoded by the coding sequence ATGCGTCATAAGGTACATCATATTCATTTTGTGGGTATTGGTGGCGCTGGGATGAGCGGCATTGCGGAAGTACTATTAAATCTAGGCTATGAGGTGACCGGCTCAGATCTGAATACTAACGCGGCAACCGAGCGACTGGCAGGGCTAGGTGCTCTGATCCGACAAGGTCATCATGCACATCATGTGGAAGGTGCGGATGTGGTGGTAGTCTCCACGGCGGTAGCAAAAAACAATCCTGAAGTGGTGCGTGCACGAGAGCAGAGAATTCCGGTAGTCCCAAGAGCCATGATGCTGGCAGAATTAATGCGTCTAAAGAAAGGCATAGCCGTAGCGGGCACTCACGGTAAAACTACGACCACCAGTTTAATTGCCAGTATCTTAGCCGAGGCGGATCTTGATCCCACTTTTGTAATTGGCGGTAAATTAAACAGTGCGGGCGCCCATGCAGCGCTGGGTAAGGGTGAGTTTATTGTGGCTGAAGCGGATGAATCGGATGCTTCCTTTCTCTTTTTACAACCAGTCATTTCAGTGGTAACCAATATAGACCAAGATCATATGGAAACCTATGATCATGATTTTGAAAAACTAAAAGATGCGTTTATTCAGTTCTTAGATCATTTACCTTTTTACGGTGTGGCCGTATTGTGCCTTGAGGATCCTGTGGTTAAAGAATTATTAACGCGTATTGAAAAGCCAGTGGTGACTTACGGTTTTTCCGATGAGGCAATGATTCAAGCCGTTGACGTGAAAGCCAACCAAGGTCAAATGAGTTTTGGCGTTCTACTTAAACCAAACCGGGTAAGACAAGAGACTCGTCGTCTTTCGGTGGTATTGAATTTACCCGGTCATCACAATGTATTAAATGCCCTGGCAGCTATTGCTGTGGCCCTTGAGGTAGGAGCTTCAACACCATCTATTATTAAGGCGTTAGAAAAATTTACTGGGGTAGGACGGCGTTTTCAACGCTATGGAGTCAGAATACTTCCGCAGCATAAAGGGTTATTTGATTTGGTCGATGATTACGGCCATCATCCGGTGGAAATGAAGGCAACTCTTGAAGCTGCTCGTGGCGCTTATCCACATCGACGCATCGTGTTGGCTTTTCAGCCACATCGCTATAGTAGAACAAGGGATTGTTTTGAAGATTTTGTGGAGGTTCTATCTCAGGCCGATGGCGTGATTTTATGTGATATTTATCCGGCGGGGGAAAGTCCTTTAACGGGTATAGATAGTGATCATTTAGCGCAAGCCCTAGAGCGTAAAAAAATCCATCAAAAACCTCTCCGTCATAGTGATTTGGCGACCCTCGCCCAAGTGTCGTTGGATTATTTGCAGGACCGGGACGTACTGATCACCATGGGCGCTGGAAGTATCGGTTTATTACCTCAGCAGTTAATGAAGTTAACTGAAGAGTTCATGACATCATGA
- the murB gene encoding UDP-N-acetylmuramate dehydrogenase — MTYLSPGSLRKNEPMSAHVSWRAGGSAQLFYVPLNREDLFGFVREHSQSVFHVMGLGSNLLVRDGGLSETVIQMHGALKEIKIITQLAHELVLEVEAGVPAPKVARTVARLGYQGAEFLAGIPGTMGGALAMNAGCYGHETWDCVQTVVTMDEEGCFHERTAEDYDISYRHVALKNSSESQIPHRLQPTNEWFIASKLRFINDPLRQGQRIIKELLARRVASQPLGQPNAGSVFRNPPEGFAAQLIEQCGLKGLREGSAEVSQKHANFIVNTGNACATDIENLIYRVQQKVWEECGVSLQPEVRIIGNTKG; from the coding sequence ATGACTTACCTGAGCCCAGGATCCTTGAGAAAAAATGAACCCATGAGTGCGCACGTGAGTTGGCGTGCTGGGGGTAGTGCTCAGTTGTTTTATGTACCTTTAAACCGAGAGGATTTATTTGGCTTTGTACGCGAACATAGTCAGTCGGTTTTTCATGTGATGGGCTTAGGCAGTAATTTACTGGTCCGCGATGGAGGATTATCAGAAACTGTGATTCAAATGCATGGCGCATTAAAGGAAATAAAAATAATAACGCAATTAGCCCATGAATTGGTTTTAGAGGTCGAGGCTGGGGTTCCGGCGCCGAAGGTGGCGCGGACGGTGGCTAGACTGGGTTATCAAGGAGCCGAGTTTTTAGCGGGCATTCCAGGCACTATGGGTGGAGCCCTAGCCATGAATGCGGGATGCTATGGACACGAAACATGGGACTGCGTGCAGACGGTTGTCACCATGGATGAAGAGGGATGTTTTCACGAGAGAACGGCTGAGGACTATGACATCAGTTACCGGCATGTGGCATTAAAAAACTCATCAGAGTCACAAATCCCTCATCGATTGCAGCCAACCAATGAGTGGTTTATTGCGAGCAAGTTGAGGTTCATTAATGATCCCTTACGGCAGGGTCAGCGAATTATTAAAGAATTGTTAGCACGACGCGTAGCAAGTCAGCCACTTGGACAACCTAACGCAGGATCCGTATTTCGTAATCCACCAGAGGGTTTTGCAGCGCAATTAATTGAACAATGTGGTTTGAAGGGGTTACGTGAGGGGTCTGCTGAAGTGTCGCAAAAGCATGCAAATTTCATTGTTAATACAGGTAATGCGTGTGCCACCGATATTGAAAACTTAATTTATCGTGTTCAGCAAAAGGTCTGGGAGGAGTGCGGTGTCTCACTTCAGCCAGAGGTCAGAATTATTGGTAATACAAAAGGTTAA
- the murG gene encoding undecaprenyldiphospho-muramoylpentapeptide beta-N-acetylglucosaminyltransferase: MTERIIFIMAGGTGGHVFPALAFADQLKLKQYRIIWLGSEQGMEAKLVPQRNYQLEKVAVQGMRGNGLMRYLRAPWMMLMACKAALALYRQYQPVLTVGFGGFASFPGGVAAKWYGCPLIIHEQNAVAGLTNRLLALWAKQVFTGFPGAFEQPSNNLLAHLLPRPNSSTWIGNPVRTSIASLTDPLKRYQARHGKLVLLVLGGSQGARALNRVIPEAISKLPVDERPMVIHQGGAKLFEELQQCYSFYQVQAQLVSFIDDMAEVYQQADLVICRSGALTVSEVACAGVASLFVPFPSAVDDHQTINAQFLEGKQASYLIQQKNLTVEGLVKFLKHLNRQDLSLMAKRAYQLAKRQATDELCQAAEEMIYAS, encoded by the coding sequence ATGACAGAGCGCATAATATTTATTATGGCAGGTGGAACGGGCGGGCATGTATTCCCTGCTCTGGCTTTTGCCGATCAATTAAAACTGAAACAGTATCGAATTATTTGGCTGGGTTCTGAGCAAGGAATGGAGGCTAAATTAGTTCCACAAAGAAATTATCAATTAGAAAAGGTGGCTGTACAGGGAATGCGTGGCAATGGTTTAATGCGATATTTACGGGCACCATGGATGATGTTGATGGCCTGTAAAGCCGCTTTAGCACTCTATCGACAGTATCAACCTGTGTTGACCGTGGGCTTTGGAGGGTTTGCTTCTTTTCCAGGTGGAGTCGCTGCTAAGTGGTATGGTTGCCCATTAATCATTCATGAGCAAAATGCCGTGGCCGGTTTAACTAATCGCCTGTTGGCTTTGTGGGCTAAACAAGTGTTTACGGGGTTTCCAGGTGCATTTGAGCAACCGTCAAATAATCTATTGGCTCATCTTTTACCCAGACCCAATTCATCAACATGGATTGGTAATCCGGTCAGAACATCAATTGCAAGCCTTACAGATCCCCTTAAGCGCTATCAAGCTCGCCATGGCAAGCTTGTGTTGCTTGTGCTGGGTGGGAGTCAAGGAGCGCGAGCGTTAAATAGAGTTATTCCTGAGGCTATATCTAAACTTCCAGTGGACGAGCGACCCATGGTCATTCATCAAGGAGGAGCTAAACTATTTGAGGAGTTACAACAGTGCTACAGTTTTTATCAAGTACAGGCTCAGCTGGTGTCTTTTATTGATGACATGGCCGAGGTGTATCAACAAGCTGACCTGGTAATTTGTCGATCTGGCGCATTAACAGTAAGTGAAGTGGCTTGTGCTGGGGTAGCCAGTTTATTTGTTCCTTTCCCCTCAGCGGTCGATGATCATCAAACAATCAATGCGCAATTTTTAGAAGGTAAGCAAGCCTCCTACTTGATTCAACAAAAAAATTTAACGGTAGAGGGTTTGGTTAAGTTTTTAAAGCACCTTAATCGACAAGACTTATCTTTAATGGCAAAGCGCGCCTATCAACTCGCTAAAAGACAGGCCACAGATGAGTTGTGCCAGGCTGCTGAGGAAATGATTTATGCGTCATAA
- the lpxC gene encoding UDP-3-O-acyl-N-acetylglucosamine deacetylase produces the protein MLKQRTIKSSVQTVGIGLHTGVKVSLTLRPAPVDTGIVFVRSDLPDAPTIQALAHHVTDTRLSSLIEQHQAKVSTVEHLMSALAGLGVDNLYIDITGPEVPIMDGSSGPFIFLIQSVGLMEQVALKKYILIKQVVEVKEGDKLARFEPYPGFKVTYEGQFNHPAFKDMGSSVTVDFAQTSYVQEVARARTFGFTQDVEKLRSMGLALGGSLDNAIVMDEFRVLNADGLRFADEFLRHKILDAIGDLYLIGHPLLGSFIGHKSGHALNNVAARALLDNESAWEFVTFESNRTPPTAFIEPLVDLNTQPVF, from the coding sequence ATGTTGAAGCAACGAACCATTAAGTCTTCGGTACAAACCGTAGGGATAGGACTACATACGGGGGTGAAAGTCAGCCTCACGCTACGTCCTGCCCCCGTGGACACGGGGATTGTATTCGTTCGCTCGGACTTACCTGATGCCCCAACTATTCAAGCCTTAGCGCACCACGTGACTGATACCAGACTGTCTTCTTTAATTGAGCAACATCAAGCTAAGGTGAGCACCGTTGAGCATTTGATGTCGGCACTAGCAGGGTTAGGGGTTGATAATCTGTATATTGATATTACCGGTCCAGAAGTCCCTATTATGGATGGGAGTTCGGGGCCTTTTATCTTTCTGATTCAATCTGTAGGGCTCATGGAGCAGGTCGCCTTAAAGAAATACATATTAATTAAGCAAGTAGTGGAAGTTAAAGAGGGTGATAAGTTGGCTCGTTTTGAGCCCTATCCTGGCTTCAAAGTCACCTATGAGGGACAGTTTAATCATCCTGCATTTAAGGATATGGGCTCGTCTGTGACAGTAGACTTCGCTCAGACTTCTTATGTTCAGGAAGTGGCTAGAGCGAGAACCTTTGGTTTTACTCAAGATGTGGAAAAGCTTCGATCCATGGGCTTGGCCTTGGGTGGGAGCTTAGATAATGCCATTGTTATGGATGAGTTTCGGGTGTTAAATGCGGATGGCCTGCGGTTTGCCGATGAATTTTTGCGCCATAAAATCCTCGATGCTATTGGCGATCTGTATTTAATCGGTCACCCCTTGTTAGGCAGTTTCATTGGTCACAAATCAGGTCATGCGCTCAATAATGTTGCGGCTCGAGCATTACTGGATAACGAGTCTGCCTGGGAGTTTGTGACCTTTGAGAGCAATAGAACTCCCCCTACTGCTTTTATAGAGCCTCTGGTGGATTTAAACACACAGCCTGTTTTCTAA
- a CDS encoding DciA family protein, protein MNSRSLGNLLNQENNLQQWQNKAKLIREIELYWQNLLPEPWRDLNYVANLDQQVLLVCSTHNAVFNKLRQLETSLLGQIQAQFPHITSIKFKMVPSAPHIERISMANESLSSDTLALFEQSVMRMKKGPVAEALQKLLTHHRRKP, encoded by the coding sequence ATGAACTCTAGATCATTAGGCAATTTACTTAATCAAGAAAATAACCTGCAACAATGGCAAAATAAAGCTAAATTGATCAGGGAAATCGAGCTCTATTGGCAGAATTTATTGCCTGAGCCTTGGCGCGATCTGAATTATGTTGCCAATCTTGACCAACAGGTGCTGTTAGTGTGTAGTACCCATAACGCAGTGTTCAATAAATTAAGGCAGCTTGAGACCTCCTTACTGGGACAAATACAAGCGCAATTCCCTCATATTACTTCCATCAAGTTTAAGATGGTACCCAGCGCCCCTCACATTGAAAGAATATCCATGGCCAATGAGTCACTGAGCAGTGACACCCTCGCCTTGTTTGAGCAAAGCGTAATGAGAATGAAAAAAGGACCGGTGGCTGAAGCACTACAAAAACTACTTACCCATCACAGACGAAAACCTTAG
- the ftsZ gene encoding cell division protein FtsZ — protein sequence MPSFEILENQALEAVIKVIGVGGCGGNAVEHMVSRGVSGVEFIAMNTDSQALKRSKATHLLQLGQSITKGLGAGANPEVGRQAALADRERIAEMIQGADMLFITAGMGGGTGTGAAPVVAEIARELGVLTVAVVTKPFDFEGKRMKAALDGITQLAQNVDSLIIIPNAKLMDVLGEDITMLEAYEAANDVLKGAVAGIAEVINCPGLVNVDFADVKTVMSEMGVAMMGSAMAAGIDRAHIAAQQAIASPLLEDVNLAGARGVLVNITAGTNMKLKEVHDVMNTIRSFTADDATVIFGSVVDETIGDSLRVTIVATGLGEPVKRMQTPPIRIVMTGTDGNPIDEEYDTPIRRGRSSTVDALKETGMDVYDIPAFLRKQAD from the coding sequence ATGCCATCTTTTGAAATTCTAGAAAATCAAGCGCTCGAAGCCGTCATTAAAGTTATCGGAGTGGGGGGGTGCGGTGGTAACGCGGTGGAGCATATGGTGTCACGCGGTGTATCGGGTGTGGAATTTATTGCTATGAACACAGACAGCCAAGCTTTGAAACGTAGTAAAGCCACGCATTTACTGCAGTTGGGGCAGTCAATTACTAAGGGACTAGGAGCTGGAGCTAATCCAGAAGTAGGCCGTCAGGCAGCATTGGCTGATCGCGAACGGATTGCTGAAATGATTCAAGGTGCTGACATGTTGTTTATCACCGCTGGCATGGGCGGTGGAACGGGAACAGGTGCAGCGCCTGTGGTGGCGGAAATTGCGAGAGAGTTGGGTGTTTTGACTGTGGCGGTGGTGACTAAACCCTTTGATTTTGAAGGCAAGCGCATGAAAGCTGCCCTTGATGGGATCACTCAGTTGGCGCAAAACGTCGACTCCCTCATTATCATTCCTAATGCAAAACTCATGGATGTGTTAGGTGAAGACATTACTATGTTAGAGGCCTATGAAGCGGCAAACGACGTACTCAAGGGGGCGGTGGCAGGGATTGCTGAAGTGATTAATTGTCCTGGGCTCGTCAATGTGGATTTTGCGGACGTTAAAACCGTGATGTCAGAGATGGGAGTGGCGATGATGGGCTCAGCCATGGCTGCCGGTATTGATCGCGCCCATATTGCGGCTCAACAGGCTATCGCAAGCCCGCTGTTAGAGGATGTGAATTTGGCGGGAGCAAGAGGGGTGTTGGTGAATATTACCGCCGGTACCAATATGAAATTAAAAGAGGTTCATGATGTCATGAATACTATTCGCTCCTTCACCGCTGACGACGCCACGGTGATCTTTGGTAGTGTTGTGGATGAAACCATCGGTGATTCTCTGCGTGTGACCATTGTGGCCACTGGTCTGGGTGAGCCTGTTAAACGTATGCAAACACCTCCCATCCGCATTGTGATGACCGGGACCGATGGCAACCCAATTGATGAGGAATATGACACTCCTATTCGTCGCGGGCGCAGTTCTACGGTGGATGCTTTAAAAGAAACGGGCATGGATGTGTATGATATTCCAGCATTTTTAAGAAAACAGGCGGACTAA